One genomic window of Verrucomicrobiia bacterium includes the following:
- a CDS encoding NapC/NirT family cytochrome c, producing MKTPWLDKTRLFRNWLSAAGAILATAAFFAFLLLFAVDVFNRQSNPYVGILAYIVTPAFFFAGTLMLFVGFRIHGRHVRKSGAAAHPLIIDLSRPRDRRILQFFVAGAVAFLLITAVGVVQTYHYTESTQFCGTACHEPMHPEYTTYLISPHARVGCVDCHIGSGAEHYIKAKINGVHQLLATFTDNYSRPIPTPVHNLRPAQETCEQCHWPEKISGNLERTYHRFLSDEDNSPFTVRMLLLVGAPDTHPTLGNGIHWHINLTNKVEYYASDPQRQTIPWVRVTHPDGTHTVYRTPDYSGDPDPAQVRRMDCLDCHNRPAHRFRSPNDSMDLALHSGQINPALPWVRSNVVALLTRDYTSNAEAMQTIGEALRGIYRGYSGIESLVSSAQQIYQQSFFPAMKANWRAYPDNLGHKDWPGCFRCHDGSHTTADGRRRIGGSECNSCHVILAQGSTPDELRNLSADGHVFFHIDSEYTDLSCHQCHTGGLMLD from the coding sequence ATGAAGACCCCCTGGCTCGACAAGACGCGGCTCTTTCGCAACTGGCTCAGCGCCGCGGGTGCCATCCTCGCAACCGCCGCCTTCTTCGCCTTCCTGCTCCTCTTCGCCGTCGATGTCTTCAACCGCCAGAGCAATCCCTACGTCGGCATCCTCGCCTACATCGTCACACCGGCCTTCTTCTTCGCCGGCACCCTGATGCTGTTCGTCGGGTTTCGCATCCATGGCCGCCACGTCCGCAAATCCGGTGCCGCCGCGCATCCCCTGATCATCGACCTCTCCCGGCCCCGCGACCGCCGCATCCTCCAGTTCTTCGTCGCCGGCGCCGTCGCCTTCCTCCTGATCACCGCGGTCGGGGTCGTCCAGACCTATCACTACACCGAATCCACCCAGTTCTGTGGCACCGCCTGTCACGAACCCATGCACCCCGAATACACCACCTACCTGATCTCGCCCCATGCCCGGGTCGGATGCGTGGACTGCCACATCGGTTCCGGTGCCGAACACTACATCAAGGCCAAGATCAACGGCGTTCACCAGCTCCTGGCGACGTTCACCGACAACTACAGCCGCCCGATCCCAACCCCCGTCCACAACCTGCGTCCCGCCCAGGAAACCTGCGAGCAATGCCACTGGCCCGAGAAGATCTCCGGCAACCTCGAACGGACCTATCACCGCTTCCTCTCCGACGAGGACAACAGCCCCTTCACCGTCCGCATGCTCCTTCTTGTCGGCGCCCCGGACACCCACCCCACCCTGGGCAATGGCATCCACTGGCACATCAATCTCACCAACAAGGTCGAGTACTACGCCTCCGACCCCCAGCGCCAGACCATCCCCTGGGTCCGGGTGACCCACCCCGACGGCACCCACACCGTGTACCGGACCCCGGACTACTCGGGCGACCCGGATCCCGCCCAGGTGCGTCGCATGGACTGCCTCGACTGCCACAACCGCCCCGCCCACCGCTTCCGCAGCCCCAACGATTCCATGGACCTCGCCCTCCATTCCGGCCAGATCAATCCGGCCCTCCCCTGGGTGCGCTCCAATGTGGTCGCCCTCCTCACCCGCGACTACACCTCCAATGCCGAGGCCATGCAGACGATCGGCGAGGCGCTCCGCGGGATCTACCGCGGCTACTCCGGCATCGAATCCCTCGTCTCCTCGGCCCAGCAGATCTATCAGCAGAGCTTCTTCCCGGCGATGAAGGCCAACTGGCGGGCCTACCCCGACAATCTCGGCCACAAGGACTGGCCCGGCTGCTTCCGTTGTCACGACGGCAGTCACACCACCGCCGACGGACGCCGCCGGATCGGTGGAAGCGAATGCAATTCCTGCCATGTCATCCTCGCCCAGGGCTCGACTCCCGATGAACTGCGGAATCTGAGCGCCGATGGCCATGTCTTCTTCCACATCGACTCCGAATACACCGATCTCTCCTGTCACCAATGCCACACAGGAGGGCTGATGCTCGATTGA
- a CDS encoding c-type cytochrome yields the protein MKHLIIVAPLAVAMPAMGDFTDAELKAVTANYTKHCASCHHREGTGKTTMGRKVGAKDFTDPKVIAEFTDEKALKNLKEGVKDRRGTEIKKPFTDKLSEEEMLALIKYTRTFAKK from the coding sequence ATGAAGCACCTCATCATCGTCGCCCCCCTCGCCGTCGCCATGCCCGCCATGGGCGACTTCACCGATGCCGAACTCAAGGCCGTCACCGCCAACTACACCAAACATTGCGCCTCATGCCACCATCGCGAAGGCACCGGCAAGACCACCATGGGCCGCAAGGTCGGTGCCAAGGACTTCACCGATCCCAAGGTCATCGCGGAGTTCACCGACGAAAAGGCCCTCAAGAATCTCAAGGAGGGCGTCAAGGATCGACGCGGCACCGAAATCAAGAAGCCTTTCACCGACAAACTCAGTGAGGAGGAAATGCTCGCCCTCATCAAGTACACCCGGACCTTCGCGAAAAAGTAG